Proteins encoded in a region of the Perca fluviatilis chromosome 6, GENO_Pfluv_1.0, whole genome shotgun sequence genome:
- the ulk1a gene encoding serine/threonine-protein kinase ULK1a, whose product MESVGKFEFNRKDLIGHGAFAVVFKGRHKEKRDWVVAVKCINKKNLAKSQSLLGKEIKILKELKHENIVRLLDYQEMGGCVYLVMEYCNGGDLAEYLHSKGTLSEDTIRVFLQQIGQAMKILQSKGILHRDLKPQNILLCHPEGRRSSPINTCLKIADFGFARHLQTNTMAATLCGSPMYMAPEVIMSQNYDAKADLWSIGTIVYQCLTGKAPFYASTPQELRLFYESNRTLLPSIPKETSSNLRHLLLGLLQRNHKERIGFDEFFHHPFLETSSSTKKCSPATVLPYPSSGSVSSSSSSSTSHLASPQHSDGEMHRLPPKAQYSPTQDAPGFLLKDIANQDLRNTSSYTEDYVMVPAQFLSECTCELEVGSPIESCLIYSGSSLLAERGPRNAGKTPPSPLLHSPSKPVSKPVEIVRKCSPSVPIPVPTQIQNYQRIEQNLQPVGMHGSTRVTLCCASSSSPQCGGCRAPSPGFVLNSPGVGGARPLQSSPLVGMTPKTSEQILPLSTRTGLLAGSPDMQDTSSPKGVHSRMPNQIRTVLDLQSLDPCPASQTQLSRKSANSSGPFKRSRSESAGKLSDMLLKAAFGAHLFEEGSDESLNCEKSMDIAAPPTGCHRGFQYADSPPPTIFTMGSLSRGDTPPDTTRMFSGSPSYINSAWLLNSRLLREGSRRNSETEAMDATPHSSLVFHPPELPEDTLMEPAHTDALSDLRFTLAFVLCVMELASSKDSALDAIGSPDVSFLEQSLVTDQISLLSKEWSYAEQLVLYMKAEEFLSSALHNAKETIKQGRLLPSATVKQVLRKLNELYKSCVTYCRTLNHRLQTFLLDKQKLMDRFNGLTAEKLIYSHTVHMVQCAALDEMFHYGTASIQRYHKALLLMEGLSRIITEQKDIDSIDKCKQCIERRLSALQS is encoded by the exons ATGGAGTCTGTTGGGAAGTTTGAGTTCAACAGGAAAGACCTGATTGGTCACGGTGCCTTTGCAGTTGTGTTCAAAGGCAGACATAAAGAG AAACGTGACTGGGTAGTTGCTGTGAAATGTATTAACAAGAAAAACTTGGCCAAATCTCAGTCTCTGCTTGGTAAAGAAATCAAAATATTGAAG GAACTCAAACATGAAAACATTGTCAGACTACTTGACTATCAG GAAATGGGAGGATGTGTGTATCTCGTCATGGAG TACTGCAATGGAGGCGACCTGGCAGAGTACCTTCACT CTAAGGGCACGTTAAGTGAGGACACCATCCGAGTATTCCTGCAGCAGATCGGTCAGGCCATGAAGATCCTGCAGAGCAAAGGCATCCTCCACAGAGACCTCAAACCCCAGAACATCTTGCTCTGCCACCCAGAGGGGCGCAGGTCCAGCCCCATCAATACATGCCTTAAGATAG CTGACTTTGGGTTCGCACGTCATCTCCAGACAAACACTATGGCGGCCACGCTGTGTGGCTCTCCTATGTACATG GCTCCTGAGGTCATCATGTCCCAGAACTACGATGCCAAGGCTGATCTGTGGAGCATAGGTACTATTGTCTACCAGTGTCTGACTGGAAAGGCGCCATTTTAC gccagCACCCCGCAAGAGCTCCGTTTGTTTTATGAAAGCAACAGGACCCTCCTACCCAG CATCCCAAAGGAGACTTCTAGCAACCTACGACACCTGCTGTTGGGGCTGCTGCAGAGAAACCACAAAGAACGGATCGGCTTTG ATGAGTTTTTTCACCATCCTTTCTTGGAGACGAGCTCATCCACAAAGAAAT GCTCTCCAGCTACTGTGCTCCCCTACCCCAGTTCAGGCTCGGTCAGCTCCTCTAGCAGCTCCTCCACATCCCATCTGGCCTCTCCTCAA CATTCCGATGGAGAAATGCACCGACTTCCGCCCAAAGCGCAGTATTCCCCTACACAGGACGCCCCCGGCTTCCTGCTGAAAGATATAGCCAATCAAGACCTTAGGAACACCTCATCTTACACAGAGGACTATGTCATGGTGCCTGCCCAGTTTCTAA GTGAGTGCACATGTGAATTGGAAGTTGGGTCACCCATTGAGAGTTGCCTGATATACAGTGG GAGCTCACTACTGGCTGAGAGAGGTCCCAGAAATGCAGGAAAGACTCCACCCTCGCCGCTGCTACACTCTCCCTCCAAGCCTGTTAG CAAGCCTGTTGAAATTGTTCGTAAATGCAGCCCCTCGGTGCCCATTCCTGTCCCAACTCAAATCCAAAACTACCAGCGTATTGAACAGAACCTGCAACCTGTCGGCATGCATGGCTCCACCAG GGTCACACTCTGCTGTGCTAGCAGCAGCTCCCCACAATGTGGAGGCTGTAGAGCTCCAAGTCCAGGATTTGTCCTCAACTCCCCAGGGGTTGGAGGAGCCCGACCACTACAGTCCTCCCCACTAG TGGGAATGACCCCAAAGACCTCAGAGCAGATTCTCCCGCTCAGCACAAGAACTGGACTGCTCGCTGGCTCTCCTGACATGCAGGACACCTCCAGTCCCAAG GGGGTTCATTCAAGAATGCCAAACCAAATCAGGACAGTCCTAGACCTGCAATCCCTTGACCCATGTCCTGCTTCCCAGACCCAACTCAGCAGGAAATCAGCCAATAGCAGTGGGCCTTTTAAAAG GTCCAGATCAGAGAGTGCAGGCAAGCTGTCTGACATGCTACTGAAGGCGGCCTTTGGAGCTCACCTTTTTGAAGAGGGAAGCGACGAGAGCCTCAACTGTGAGAAAAGCATGGATATAGCAG CTCCACCTACTGGTTGTCATAGAGGCTTTCAATACGCCGACAGCCCACCTCCTACGATTTTCACTATGGGTTCTCTGTCCAGAGGAGACACTCCTCCTGATACCACAAGGATGTTCTCAG GCTCCCCCAGCTACATTAACTCAGCCTGGCTACTGAACAGTCGCCTTCTCCGGGAAGGAAGCCGTAGAAACAGTGAGACTGAAGCCATGGACGCGACTCCACACAGCAGTCTGGTCTTTCACCCTCCAGAGCTCCCAGAAGATACACTGATGGAG CCGGCTCACACAGATGCTCTGAGTGACCTGCGATTCACTTTGGCTTTTGTCCTCTGTGTCATGGAATTGGCTTCTTCCAAGGACTCGGCGCTGGATGCCATCGGCAGTCCTGATGTTTCTTTTCTAGAGCAGAGCTTGGTGACGGATCAGATCAGCCTCCTGAGTAAAGAATGGAG CTATGCAGAGCAGTTAGTGTTGTACATGAAAGCTGAAGAGTTTCTGTCATCAGCACTGCACAATGCTAAAGAGACTATCAAACAAGGCCGACTTCTCCCCTCTGCTACAGTCAAACAAG TGCTCAGGAAGCTGAATGAATTGTACAAGAGCTGTGTGACGTACTGTCGCACCCTCAACCATCGCCTGCAGACCTTCTTGCTTGACAAACAGAAGCTTATGGACCGCTTCAATGGACTTACAGCAGAGAAGCTCATCTACAGCCACACGGTGCACATG